Part of the Oncorhynchus mykiss isolate Arlee chromosome 26, USDA_OmykA_1.1, whole genome shotgun sequence genome is shown below.
GTAAACATAACCAGATACATAACCAGCAGTCTATGGTCTAGTTACCggtatactcaccaccactggggaccaacaaACTCCAACCACCTATTCCGCATGATTAGGGTCCTTCGGCAGGGCATGCAAACCATAGTTGTTGGCTATGCTTCTTGCTGGACGCATGCATTGCATGGTCAATCCATATAGATATTTTCAGTCTCAAACGGCCGTGATCCTTTGAACATGTTGGCTGGGGGCGATTAAACAACGGAGCCCCATTTAAAGAAGGGAAGCGAAGTGGGAGGAGTGATGATTTGCATGTGGAGCTTGGCAAAACGGGGCAGGATTTGTTGACATAATTATAATCCAAACCCACCCTTCAGTTCCAAACTGAATTTATGACCAAAATGACCCTATTTagactttgtagtcaattttgacaataTAATAAATGTTCTGCCAATAGGCCATTTTCAAAAGGATTAGTTCATTTTTAGGAGCAGTTGCTCTTTAACTTTGCGGCCAATGCTGTCTACTATATATCAATGATAAGAACAGGGTAGCCTACCTGTTTTGGTGGTTGTAGGTCGACCCAGCAGTCTGCGTTGGACATCATGCCCACATCAACCAGCTTGAACCTCATGACGCCCAGGTTGGTGTTCTGGGAGAAGTGGTCACAACTGTGAAGGGAGAGAGCCACTTCGCCCTCCACCTCATACCCCCCTGGTAGGGAGAACACCAGGCCTTCCTCCCAGCGGGTGTGGCTGGTCAGGCGTCGCAACGAAGTCTGGGCCTCCCTCTGTCCTGCTGCTAAGGTCAGGACTCCGGCCACATAGCCCTCACAGCCTGACCCCACACTCAAATGCTCCGctacagaggaagacagagagggaaggaaggcaacagagagagggggagcgaacCCTGAGAATAGCAGTCTATTGATGTagttttaattacatttttacatttgacattttagtaatttagcagatgctactCTTAGAAGAGGATCGGGTTTAaaatgttttcagaagatgggcaaggactctgctgtcctagcttcagggggaagctggttccacaattggggtgccaggacagagaagagctgggCTGACCGGAagctgccctcccgtaggggtgggagggccaagagaacaGAGGTGGCAGAACGAAATGCCCACGTTGGGTGTGTAGGgcttgagcatagcctgaaggtagagGGGGGCAGTTcttcttgctgctccgtaggcaagtaccatggtcttgtagcaGACGCGAGCTTCGACtcgaagccagtggagtgtgcggaggagagAATCTCATTAGCTGTTCCCAATTCTGCAAAATACCAGGTCTGCAAAATATCTTATTATGTCAAATTCACTGAAGTTAGAACTTTATAGGCTATGTATTTATAAGGAGAGAATGCGCATGTCTAGTAGATGTGTTTATGATAAACAATGCAGAAGCACTTTGCAGACCCGGCATAGGTCTCTCCCAACAGTTTCTCTAACAGCAAAGCAGACGCTACACCTTGAATAAAAACAGTAATTAATGAAGCTAAAGGCTTGGATATAATGAGATATAATTGAGCACTCGGCAGGTGATAAACAAACCAAAGAGGCAGGACTCGCAGATAGCTGGCCTGCAGAGAACCTGTGTCCTCCGTTAGCATATCTCCATAGGCGTATGATGCTGGTATGAACAATGTGACAGCTTGCACCCGGACCCCACCACCAACTACCACCCACCCAACCGCCCGCCAGGCAAAGTAGATGCATTGTTGACCTTTTCATTGGGTGACGCATCAGCATCTAGTCGCTAAGCATCGACATACGGGGACCAGCCAATAGAGGGCAAATGCAAAGGCGTCCAAGCTACTCAACCCCTTATCAAATCCCCCACAGTCTTATGAAGGGGGGAGGCCGGTGGATTGCTTTGTCTCACCACAAATGAAATCAATTATTTTGTAGATGGAGGACATAAAAAAAGCAAGGTAGAATATTGAAATAGATTAAGCCAGTGTGACAGTGTTGGTGCGTCATCACTTTGCCACTCTATTGGCTTCGGAATATTGCTCCACAAGACATGATGCACTGAGGGGATTGGGTTGTGAGGTCTCCATTTACAGTTTCAATCTATTTGTCACTATTGATTAACTGTTGCCTCACATTTATTTATTCTATTTGCAGACAACTGCCTCTTAGTTTTTTCCTTTATCCTTGTTTTCATTTGCAGAAGACATCTATCTGCATGTTGACCTCTTTGATAATGTTAATGAGGTTTGACAGAAAGAAATGCACTGTCATGTAAGTacttaaatacagttgaagttggaagtttacatacaccttagccaaatacatttgaaatcagtttttcacaattcctgacatttaatcctagtaaaaattccctgtcttaggtcagttactttattttaagaatgtgaaatgtcagaataatagtagagagaatgatttatttcagatttgatttctttcttcacattcccagtgggtcagaagtttacatacacacaattaattttcctgcctcatgatgacatctattttgtgaagtgcaccagtccctcctgcagcaaagcacccccacaatatgatgctgccaccccctgcttcatggttgggatggtgttcttcggcttgcaagcctcccctttttcctctaaacataacgatggtcattatggccaaacagttctatctttgtttcatcagaccagaggacatttctccaacaagtacgatatttgtccccatgtgcagttgcaaaccgtagtctgccttttttatggcggttttggagccgtggcttcttccttgctgagcggcctttcaggttatgtcgatatacagtgccttgcgaaagtatttggcccccttgaactttgcgaccttttgccacatttcaggcttcaaacataaagatataaaactgtatttttttgtgaagaatcaacaacaagtgggacacaatcatgaagtggaacgacatttattggatatttcaaacttttttaacaaatcaaaaactgaaaaattgggcgtgcaaaattattcagcccccttaagttaatactttgtagcgccaccttttgctgcgattacagctgtaagtcgcttggggtatgtctctatcagttttgcacatcgagagactgacattttttcccattcctccttgcaaaacagctcgagctcagtgaggttggatggagagcatttgtgaacagcagttttcagttctttccacagattctcgattggattcaggtctggactttgacttggccattctaacacctggatatgtttatttttgaaccattccattgtagattttgctttatgttttggatcattgtcttgttggaagacaaatctccgtcccagtctcaggtcttttgcagactccatcagattttcttccagaatggtcctgtatttggctccatccatcttcccatcaattttaaccatcttccctgtccctgctgaagaaaagcaggcccaaaccatgatactaccaccaccatgtttgacagtggggatggtgtgttcagctgtgttgcttttacgccaaacataacgttttgcattgcattgttttgcattgttgccaaatttttttgtgaagaatcaacaacaagtgggacacaatcatgaagtggaacgacatttattggatatttcaaacttttttaacaaatcaaaaactgaaaaattgggcgtgcaaaattattcagcccccttaagttaatactttgtagcgccaccttttgctgcgattacagctgtaagtcgcttggggtatgtctctatcagttttgcacatcgagagactgacattttttcccattcctccttgcaaaacagctcgagctcagtgaggttggatggagagcatttgtgaacagcagttttcagttctttccacagattctcgattggattcaggtctggactttgacttggccattctaacacctggatatgtttatttttgaaccattccattgtagattttgctttatgttttggatcattgtcttgttggaagacaaatctccgtcccagtctcaggtcttttgcagactccatcagattttcttccagaatggtcctgtatttggctccatccatcttcccatcaattttaaccatcttccctgtccctgctgaagaaaagcaggcccaaaccatgatactaccaccaccatgtttgacagtggggatggtgtgttcagctgtgttgcttttacgccaaacataacgttttgcattgttgccaaaaagttcaattttggtttcatctgaccagagcatcttcttccacatgtttggtgtgtctcccaggtggcttgtggcaaactttaaacaacactttttatggatatctttaagaaatggctttcttcttgccactcttccataaaggccaaatttgtgcaatatacgactgattgttgtcctatggacagagtctcccacctcagctgtagatctctgcagttcatccagagtgatcatgggcctcttggctgcatctctgatcagtcttctccttgtatgagctgaaagtttagagggacggccaggtcttggtagatttgcagtggtctgatactccttccatttcaatattatcgcttgcacagtgctccttgggatgtttaaagcttgggaaatctttttgtgtccaaatccggctttaaacttcttcacaacagtatctcggacctgccaggtgtgttccttgttcttcatgatgctctctgcgcttttaacggacctctgagactatcacagtgcaggtgcatttatacggagacttgattacacacaggtggattgtatttatcatcattagtcatttaggtcaacattggatcattcagagatcctcactgaacttctggagagagtttgctgcactgaaagtaaaggggctaaataattttgcacgcccaatttttcagtttttgatttgttaaaaaagtttgaaatatccaataaatgtcgttccacttcatgattgtgtcccacttgttgttgattcttcacaaaaaaatacagttttatatctttatgtttgaagcctgaaatgtggcaaaaggtcgcaaagttcaagggggccgaatactttcgcaaggcactgtaggactggttttactgtggatgtagatacttttgtacctgtttcctccagcatcttcacaatttcctttgctgttgttctgggattgatttgcacttttcgcaccaaagtagaaGATTCGAGGGAaaaaacgctttaatgtccaaaaaCCAGGAACACGTACAAATGGGTGAAGCCAAAACACAGGCGCAAACACAACCCAAGAACCACTGGTAATacccggacagcgaaaacccaacaATAAACAAAACACCTCTTACATACACAGCAACAAGCCCACACAAACGGGCTAAAACCAAAAAActcaacaaggaacaggtgaaaacaattagatgGTGATATTCGTGACAATAGGCCTTGAAgttcagtcaacttagtgtatgtcagtgtatgtaaacttctgacccactggaattgtgatacaatgaattataagtgaaataatctgtctgtaaacaattgttggaaaagtttattgtgtcatccacaaagtagatgtcctaaccgacttgccaaactttagtttcttaacaagaaatttgtggagtggttgaaaaacaggttttaatgaccccaatctaagtgtatgtaaacctccgacttcaactgtatgttgaatAGGTAAACTAGGGTCAATATCATGTTTAGTGATACCTCACCCTTCATAACTTCCATGAAGTGGACATACTGGCAGATCATACTGTTGAGATTGTTGCCTTACCTTCTATCACAGTGATGTGTAGCTCGTTCTGGTCTGTATAATAGGTGAGAGAGAAATGCAGCTTAGGGTGGAGGATGGAGCTGCTTGTTGTCATCCCATTGGTTAGAGCCCTTGCACAGGGGGTTTTGTCCTTTGAGTCTGGGAAAGGAGACGGCGTTAGGGCTGGTCAATTCCTTGGTAACGGAATTGCGCTGAGATTTTTCACTTAAAATGTAtgacaaacaaaaaccattgatttcaaagttcaACAAACGCTACAACtccatgcacaaggactacttttaacaatttacactgaacatttgacaaaaaaaaacacatttactggaagaaatatgcagatgcaaagtttggtaacagaattttgGTAAAATCTCCCTCAATTGTTTTATGTGTccacgttttccaaaaactctGTTAAACATGTGCTCCGTATTAAGTCTTAacaatgtctgcagaaagaatggggtgtcagctatgacatgataCATTGACtttgaaaaaaaacatttattttggttattgaactacagtaagtaaagtggatttacacccggtaacGGAATTGTGTTAATGGAATTTATTCATGGGTCtgtgatctgtactacacagaaatgcataattatgcatATGAATGTCATTAttttcatggtgatgtatcctaaatCGGTACACAAAGGTATaaatatgcaatatcctcctttgcatatttgggtattattcttCACAAtggctattattttaatgagctctgCCCCCAGACAAGACCAAATTGGTTTGGTccagaccagaccaaatctgaaccaatcatagacgtctatgttcaACAAGTTTGGAAATCGAAGTGCAGCACAGtagggtagagttcagtacagtatagttcagtacagtacagcatagtacagtacagtacagcacagtagagtgcagtagacttcagtacagtacaatacagtacattattgTGTGCTCtactctagtgtgctctactgtgtactgtactgaactctaccccagtactgtactgaactgtactctaaTTTTCcttgctgtactgtactctactgtaatgtaccGTACTTTCCAAACTTGtgaacccaactgtggtttgtgactatgatttcccattgtagccaattcaattgcagaaATTCTGTTACCGATGTTTCGGAAATTAAATGATCGATTTGGTAACACAATTTcaagttttaatcacttaataattcatgAACAAAATTGGTATCAGTAAAAATACTACAACTAATTgataggtctacctttacttgttacttgtACTTGTAATTTCTCATGAGAGGAAGagaaatttaaaaatatattaaagATGTATGGGTTTTTGGTAACGtaatatcaaggcacaaggcaattTTCCTTAAACTTACAGACAGCAGAAAAATTTCGCAAAACTAAATATAAGttttgatattagttggcagggatCTTTACTTccaacattattgtgttttgattGATTTCTACTTCCTTTTCAGACTTTCTGTAAGATGTTTcctaagaccccttttccatctgtttgaccagaaatcgaAGGCTTTGCTCATTCCAAATTGTGTATATACATTTTCATTTCTCTAAAATATAGAcccttagctttcatttgacacccaatttgatatgctcctatgaacttaagaggttggtgctcatgggtccttttatatGGAAATTACCGTCTGCTTGTCTTCCTGGGGACATTGAATGGTAAATGTGTGCATCAACTAAACCATGAAAATCAGTGCatcgtacattttttttttttttaaacaattatttCAGAAACTATGTATAGCCAAACTGTCTGTTGCCGTAATTCAGTTGTAAGAATTCAGTTACCGCATTCAGTTGTAAGAAAGCACCAAGAATAGCAGTAGGAAGATCTTAGCCTTCTGGGACCAGTCCTATCCATCATGCATTAGGTTCCATTGACTGGACACATCAATAACACTAAGTGGATGAGTGTAGGGacgagggagggaagaagggagagtgGGGCAAAGCCTTCGATCAATGCTCTGGCAGGAGGAGAGGTgagtttatttgtatttatcctttatttaactaggcaagtcagttaagaacaaattcttatttacaaagacgacctaccccgaccaaaccctaacccggacaacgctgggccaactgtgtgctgccctatggggctcccaatcacggcgggttgtgatacagcctggaatctaactagcgtctgtagtgacgtctctagcactgagatgcagtgccttagactgctgaaccacttgggagcccaataGAGTTAAGTAACTCAAACACAATTATCTAGACTGAGTGAGTGGTAACTCTAATACAATAGAAGGAAGTGATTGACTACAGTAATTAGCAACACCATTTGTTTCTGCCAAGAAACTGCCAAGATTTTTTTTCCGGATTTACAGAGAAAAAGTGGTTTCAATCTAGGTCCAAAAATTCACATGTAAAATGTTGAATCTAAATAACTGAAGAGTATAACGCATTGTATATGATGGAGGCATAGTAGCTGTGAAAAGAATAGGAAATGATAAAGGAATTTATCTTGTTTAATTCAGGGTGTATGTTATTGGTTGGGGTTTACCTTGTCTGAGGATCGTGAATGTGTCAGAGCTGTCAGTTGCTTGGTTACCAGCATCAGGCTCAGTCGAGGGTCCCTCGGGAGAGGGCTCGCCCCCCTTCTCTGAGGCATGATCAGGGTAGCTGATGACCTCAGATGAGGTCACAGATGGTTTGGGCTTGTATATTTTAGGAAATTTCAACAATGTCCTTGGTTGGATGGGCTCTGTGGATTTTTCCACACTGAactagaggaggaagagatggtTAAACACAGGCTAATAATACTGTACTATGATACAA
Proteins encoded:
- the LOC110506328 gene encoding synaptotagmin-13, whose product is MIFTTAAILGATLGTASGILTLCGLSLICRSCKKGKSESGEDADPEKAKPSVLHSSEKFSVEKSTEPIQPRTLLKFPKIYKPKPSVTSSEVISYPDHASEKGGEPSPEGPSTEPDAGNQATDSSDTFTILRQDSKDKTPCARALTNGMTTSSSILHPKLHFSLTYYTDQNELHITVIEAEHLSVGSGCEGYVAGVLTLAAGQREAQTSLRRLTSHTRWEEGLVFSLPGGYEVEGEVALSLHSCDHFSQNTNLGVMRFKLVDVGMMSNADCWVDLQPPKQDVQAAGELLLSISYLPAANRLGVVVMKARGLQSDKLKNSIDLSVKLALKHQTTKLRRKKKQTRRVKHKMNPVWNEMMMLEVPRELLSKSSLDLEVLNQAGPSEQESLGHCQLGLQASNTGLQHWQQMLDNPRKQIAMWHPLFD